The following are encoded together in the Chaetodon trifascialis isolate fChaTrf1 chromosome 3, fChaTrf1.hap1, whole genome shotgun sequence genome:
- the rrp9 gene encoding U3 small nucleolar RNA-interacting protein 2 isoform X2: MLTCCSGSRGVDSIYSYTRCLSRFTMSSSFFIKKKENPKLVKKGKSRELPKRKGDGDSGAKSKVRAKKPNSKYNEEISSDSETESYVGSKKRQSNEENEYEETPQEKKLRLAKLYLAQLKEEEEKKAEEDSFETDLIAGRLQEEVLEQKGKLQRLIAKDLMPPDASEIRVLRGHKLPITCLVITSDDKYIFSAAKDCSIIKWDVESGKKLHTIPGGRKGTEDRHVGHTAHILCVAVSSDGKYLATGDMNNLIMIWEAETCKHLHKFTGHKGPVSGLSFRKGTHDLYSASHDRSVKVWNVDENAYVETLFGHQDAITGLDSLSRECCVTAGGRDRSVRVWKIAEESQLVFHGHEGSIDCIQLINEEHMITGADDGSVSLWSVNKKKPLSTVKQAHGCHGDAGLEQPHWVASVAALQNSDTVASGSHNSQVQVWKCGQNYRRLEPLFSVPVPGFVNSLKFSSSGQFLVAGVGQEHRLGRWWRIKEAKNGICVIPLKRKPPNSEEAKMTE; encoded by the exons ATGTTGACTTGCTGCTCAGGCAGTCGTGGAGTTGACTCTATCTACAGTTACACACGCTGTTTGTCGCGTTTCACCATGTCTTCGTCTTTCtttataaagaaaaaagaaaaccccaAATTAGTCAAGAAGGGGAAAAGTAGAGAGCTACCAAAACGAAAG GGTGATGGGGACTCCGGTGCAAAAAGTAAAGTACGAGCAAAGAAACCCAACTCCAAATACAACGAAGAGATTTCCAGCGACTCTGAGACAGAGAG TTATGTAGGGTCCAAGAAAAGACAGTCCAATGAAGAGAATGAGTACGAGGAAACGCCACAGGAGAAGAAGCTTAGATTAGCCAAACTTTACCTCGCGCAGCTAAAGGAGGAAG aggaaaagaaagcagaagaagactCGTTTGAGACTGATCTGATTGCTGGCAGACTTCAAGAAGAAGTG CTTGAACAGAAAGGAAAGCTTCAGCGACTTATCGCCAAAGAT CTCATGCCACCAGATGCTTCAGAGATCCGAGTTTTGAGAGGGCACAAACTTCCAATTACCTGTCTGGTCATCACCTCTGACGACAAGTACATCTTTTCTGCTGCCAAAGACTGCTCCATCATTAAAT GGGATGTCGAGAGTGGGAAGAAATTGCACACAATACCAGGTGGAAGGAAAGGCACAGAGGATCGGCACGTTGGACATACAGCTCATATCCTGTGCGTGGCCGTATCATCGGATGGAAAATACTTG GCCACTGGCGACATGAACAATCTGATTATGATCTGGGAGgcagaaacatgcaaacatctACATAAGTTCACAGGACACAAAGGCCCTGTGTCG GGTCTTTCATTCCGGAAGGGGACTCATGATCTGTACAGCGCCTCTCACGATCGCTCAGTGAAGGTGTGGAACGTGGACGAGAACGCATATGTGGAAACTCT TTTTGGGCATCAGGACGCCATCACGGGGCTGGACAGCCTGAGCCGTGAgtgctgtgtgactgcaggagGACGAGACCGCTCAGTGAGGGTGTGGAAGATAGCCGAGGAATCTCAGCTGGTGTTCCACGGCCACGA GGGTTCCATTGACTGCATCCAGCTCATAAATGAGGAGCACATGATAACAGGAGCCGATGATGG ctctgtgtctctttggAGTGTCAACAAGAAGAAGCCTCTCAGCACAGTGAAGCAGGCTCacggttgccatggtgacgccGGGCTGGAGCAGCCTCATTGGGTGGCTTCGGTAGCGGCGCTCCAGAACTCGGATACCGTCGCCTCAG GTTCACACAACTCTCAGGTGCAGGTGTGGAAGTGTGGCCAGAACTACCGCAGACTGGAGCCTTTATTCAGTGTACCAGTG CCCGGCTTTGTCAACAGTCTGAAGTTTTCTAGCTCCGGTCAGTTTTTGGTGGCAGGAGTCGGACAAGAGCACAG
- the rrp9 gene encoding U3 small nucleolar RNA-interacting protein 2 isoform X1, producing MLTCCSGSRGVDSIYSYTRCLSRFTMSSSFFIKKKENPKLVKKGKSRELPKRKGDGDSGAKSKVRAKKPNSKYNEEISSDSETESYVGSKKRQSNEENEYEETPQEKKLRLAKLYLAQLKEEEEKKAEEDSFETDLIAGRLQEEVLEQKGKLQRLIAKDLMPPDASEIRVLRGHKLPITCLVITSDDKYIFSAAKDCSIIKWDVESGKKLHTIPGGRKGTEDRHVGHTAHILCVAVSSDGKYLATGDMNNLIMIWEAETCKHLHKFTGHKGPVSGLSFRKGTHDLYSASHDRSVKVWNVDENAYVETLFGHQDAITGLDSLSRECCVTAGGRDRSVRVWKIAEESQLVFHGHEGSIDCIQLINEEHMITGADDGSVSLWSVNKKKPLSTVKQAHGCHGDAGLEQPHWVASVAALQNSDTVASGASGCSHNSQVQVWKCGQNYRRLEPLFSVPVPGFVNSLKFSSSGQFLVAGVGQEHRLGRWWRIKEAKNGICVIPLKRKPPNSEEAKMTE from the exons ATGTTGACTTGCTGCTCAGGCAGTCGTGGAGTTGACTCTATCTACAGTTACACACGCTGTTTGTCGCGTTTCACCATGTCTTCGTCTTTCtttataaagaaaaaagaaaaccccaAATTAGTCAAGAAGGGGAAAAGTAGAGAGCTACCAAAACGAAAG GGTGATGGGGACTCCGGTGCAAAAAGTAAAGTACGAGCAAAGAAACCCAACTCCAAATACAACGAAGAGATTTCCAGCGACTCTGAGACAGAGAG TTATGTAGGGTCCAAGAAAAGACAGTCCAATGAAGAGAATGAGTACGAGGAAACGCCACAGGAGAAGAAGCTTAGATTAGCCAAACTTTACCTCGCGCAGCTAAAGGAGGAAG aggaaaagaaagcagaagaagactCGTTTGAGACTGATCTGATTGCTGGCAGACTTCAAGAAGAAGTG CTTGAACAGAAAGGAAAGCTTCAGCGACTTATCGCCAAAGAT CTCATGCCACCAGATGCTTCAGAGATCCGAGTTTTGAGAGGGCACAAACTTCCAATTACCTGTCTGGTCATCACCTCTGACGACAAGTACATCTTTTCTGCTGCCAAAGACTGCTCCATCATTAAAT GGGATGTCGAGAGTGGGAAGAAATTGCACACAATACCAGGTGGAAGGAAAGGCACAGAGGATCGGCACGTTGGACATACAGCTCATATCCTGTGCGTGGCCGTATCATCGGATGGAAAATACTTG GCCACTGGCGACATGAACAATCTGATTATGATCTGGGAGgcagaaacatgcaaacatctACATAAGTTCACAGGACACAAAGGCCCTGTGTCG GGTCTTTCATTCCGGAAGGGGACTCATGATCTGTACAGCGCCTCTCACGATCGCTCAGTGAAGGTGTGGAACGTGGACGAGAACGCATATGTGGAAACTCT TTTTGGGCATCAGGACGCCATCACGGGGCTGGACAGCCTGAGCCGTGAgtgctgtgtgactgcaggagGACGAGACCGCTCAGTGAGGGTGTGGAAGATAGCCGAGGAATCTCAGCTGGTGTTCCACGGCCACGA GGGTTCCATTGACTGCATCCAGCTCATAAATGAGGAGCACATGATAACAGGAGCCGATGATGG ctctgtgtctctttggAGTGTCAACAAGAAGAAGCCTCTCAGCACAGTGAAGCAGGCTCacggttgccatggtgacgccGGGCTGGAGCAGCCTCATTGGGTGGCTTCGGTAGCGGCGCTCCAGAACTCGGATACCGTCGCCTCAGGTGCCTCTGGCT GTTCACACAACTCTCAGGTGCAGGTGTGGAAGTGTGGCCAGAACTACCGCAGACTGGAGCCTTTATTCAGTGTACCAGTG CCCGGCTTTGTCAACAGTCTGAAGTTTTCTAGCTCCGGTCAGTTTTTGGTGGCAGGAGTCGGACAAGAGCACAG